The sequence ATCTTTGCAATCGTATTGCTCGATCAAATCCATGATCTTTTTCAACTTTTTCGGATCATATACCGCTTCTTTATTCCCCGCTTCGGCATCTCCCTTGAGATGGATGTTCATAATCACTTTTCCGGCGAACTTTTGAAGCGCTTCTTCAAACGTGGCAAATCCCAGTCCGTCAAACGGGCCTTTTCCGACATTCATTTCCTCCAGTTGCGCACAGGTGTAATCGGTGACTTTTCCCGTTGCTCTGCCGTGCGTCACTTCGTCGACGGTGTCGTTGTGGATCACCATCGGAATTCCGTCTGCCGAAAATCGGACGTCAAATTCAATTTCGTGTGCGCCGAGCGCAATCGCCGCTCCAAACGCGGGCAGTGTGTTTTCAGGCGCAATCGTACTGAAACCCCGGTGCGCGCAGATGCGCGGATAGGGTAATTCGGCGTCGGACAGCGACATCGATGAACCGCACTGCCTGTAAGCCGACGGAACACGACCCGCTTCGACAAAGACATCACCTGCCACCGACGGCATTCCGAAACCGTTTGCGCGCATCATTTTGTATTTCGGATCGATCTCGCAGTCCAAAACACCGACAGCTTGCCCGAAATCGGCAATCGGATTTCCGTCGGGACCGGCAATGTGCGTGCATCCGCCCCGGGGCGAATCCGGTTTGATGCTGTAAGAACTGCGCAGCACAAAGGCGTTACACCGATTGGCGCACAGGCGCGTCTGGGCGTAAAGGTTTTCGCAGGTCTCGCCGCGCTGGTAGGATGGGAAAACAATCACATCGGGCTGCAACGAAGCCAGTTTTTCGATATATTCCCCGAAATACAGATCATAGCAAGTTAAAAATCCGAATCGGGTGCCTTCTGCGTCAAAAACCATATCACACTCGTTTCCGCGCTTCGCTTTTAACACCTCGACTTCAAACGGCGGCAGATGTACTTTATTATATCGGTGCAGCAAATTGCCGTCCCGCCCGAAAAGCATCGTCGTGTTATATAACTCCCCGCCCTCGTGATAAGCGAGATTGACCGCGACAAACGACCGGCAGCGCTTAGCTGTGTCTTTTGCGGTGGAAATCAACCGATCGGTGCTCACGGCACAAAACGAATCGAGTTCCTTTCGGCTATCGATGCCCGGCGCGTTGGAATATTCGGGTGTGACAATCAGATCGAATGTATCGTCACAGTCGGCAAGCCGTTGCAAAATCCACTCAAAACACGCCGCCGAATTTTCTTTGGCCGGATATTGGGGTTGTAATAATTTGATTTTCATTGATCATCATTTCCTTACTGTGTACTATTGATAAATCCCGTACGTTTTTTCTGCTGACTGGATATAGATGATGCCGTTTCCGGGCTCGTCGAGTTTGAGGGCAGTTTTAATCGATCCGGCAATCGCCGCGGTATGATCATGCTCGGCTAAAATGAGTACAATCTCTTTTTCCGGCTCAATCTCCATCGAAAACAGCTTGCTGGTCTCGTGAACACCCGATCCGCGTGCGTTTAAAATCGTGCCGCCCTTGGAACCCGCTTTTTGCGCGGCGGTGACAACATCCTCGGCTTTTCCGCGCTCGACAATGGTTGTGATGATCTGATACATGGTCTGATTGACACCTCCCGCGTGTCCGTTTTGATGACATGTGATATTTTTTGTCCCCATAATCCCGCAGATCGGGGTGGTGAATGCAAT comes from Oscillospiraceae bacterium and encodes:
- a CDS encoding P-II family nitrogen regulator, producing MPDITEGLDITLICIIVNFGQASKLIRFAKHHGITGATVVLGTGTVCGGVLDFLGLADTRKEIIYLAAEKEIAYRALEELDREFEFNKPHHGIAFTTPICGIMGTKNITCHQNGHAGGVNQTMYQIITTIVERGKAEDVVTAAQKAGSKGGTILNARGSGVHETSKLFSMEIEPEKEIVLILAEHDHTAAIAGSIKTALKLDEPGNGIIYIQSAEKTYGIYQ
- a CDS encoding glycerophosphodiester phosphodiesterase family protein, giving the protein MKIKLLQPQYPAKENSAACFEWILQRLADCDDTFDLIVTPEYSNAPGIDSRKELDSFCAVSTDRLISTAKDTAKRCRSFVAVNLAYHEGGELYNTTMLFGRDGNLLHRYNKVHLPPFEVEVLKAKRGNECDMVFDAEGTRFGFLTCYDLYFGEYIEKLASLQPDVIVFPSYQRGETCENLYAQTRLCANRCNAFVLRSSYSIKPDSPRGGCTHIAGPDGNPIADFGQAVGVLDCEIDPKYKMMRANGFGMPSVAGDVFVEAGRVPSAYRQCGSSMSLSDAELPYPRICAHRGFSTIAPENTLPAFGAAIALGAHEIEFDVRFSADGIPMVIHNDTVDEVTHGRATGKVTDYTCAQLEEMNVGKGPFDGLGFATFEEALQKFAGKVIMNIHLKGDAEAGNKEAVYDPKKLKKIMDLIEQYDCKDYIYIAGCRDVLKTACEYYPEIPRCCLDGQLDFKLVETAIEFNCQKLQLFKPYFNQTMIDKAHRNGILCNVFWSDDPKEAVDFIKMGIDTILTNDYLRVSNAVKKAE